From Papaver somniferum cultivar HN1 unplaced genomic scaffold, ASM357369v1 unplaced-scaffold_99, whole genome shotgun sequence, the proteins below share one genomic window:
- the LOC113346231 gene encoding uncharacterized protein LOC113346231, with protein sequence MIIRADNANSFVNKDVIDLLRQYNVRLHTSTPYYPKGNGQAEATNKTLIRILSRLVHDHHREWHEQLSLALWAYRISKISSTDASPYSLVYGEDAILPAEITIPSARVAMASHTTPDEVSRFAHLDTIEERRTRAERFAEAYRKCATNYYNQSVKERTFKVGELVLKVAPHVQRNVSAGKFTTNWEGPFTIRKAAESGYYKLRRTNETKVKTPINGKWLKKFYA encoded by the coding sequence ATGATAATCAGGGCAGATAATGCAAACTCATTTGTGAACAAGGATGTGATCGATCTACTCCGCCAATACAATGTAAGACTTCACACGTCTACCCCTTATTACCCCAAAGGAAATGGGCAGGCGGAGGCGACGAACAAAACACTTATCCGCATCCTCAGTAGGCTAGTACATGACCACCATAGGGAATGGCACGAACAGCTGTCGTTGgcactttgggcatatagaaTCTCTAAAATAAGTTCCACCGACGCATCCCCCTATTCGCTGGTCTACGGAGAAGACGCAATTCTACCTGCAGAGATAACAATCCCATCCGCGAGAGTAGCAATGGCTAGCCATACCACACCAGATGAAGTGAGCCGTTTTGCCCATTTAGACACAATAGAGGAAAGAAGAACGCGGGCAGAAAGGTTCGCGGAAGCTTACAGAAAGTGCGCAACTAACTACTACAACCAGAGCGTAAAAGAGAGGACATTCAAGGTCGGTGAACTAGTCTTGAAAGTCGCCCCGCACGTACAAAGGAATGTCAGCGCTGGAAAATTCACGACAAATTGGGAAGGCCCTTTTACAATAAGAAAGGCGGCAGAAAGCGGATACTACAAGCTTCGACGCACGAACGAAACCAAAGTTAAGACgcccatcaatggcaaatggTTGAAGAAATTTTACGCATAA